A single region of the Salvia miltiorrhiza cultivar Shanhuang (shh) chromosome 8, IMPLAD_Smil_shh, whole genome shotgun sequence genome encodes:
- the LOC130997241 gene encoding uncharacterized protein LOC130997241 yields MTSPVVPPSDYARPPIVHTYYRHRPPSVPAIAELVPNTSILCPIQPISSSTNPPSSDDHLIALQKEGLGSPGWRAAMTEKLNALLGNGTWVLVDLLAGKRASGCKWVFTS; encoded by the exons ATGACTTCTCCGGTTGTTCCTCCATCTGATTATGCTAGGCCTCCTATCGTACACACTTATTATCGCCATCGTCCACCTTCCGTACCTGCTATTGCTGAGTTGGTTCCCAATACATCTATATTGTGTCCCATTCAACCAATATCTTCATCGACAAATCCTCCTTCAAGTGATGATCATCTTATTGCTCTTCAAAAAG AAGGCTTAGGCTCTCCTGGTTGGCGTGCTGCCATGACTGAGAAACTCAATGCTTTGTTGGGTAATGGCACTTGGGTTTTGGTGGATCTTCTTGCTGGTAAACGAGCCAGTGGTTGTAAATGGGTGTTCACAAGTTGA